One window from the genome of Cucumis melo cultivar AY chromosome 12, USDA_Cmelo_AY_1.0, whole genome shotgun sequence encodes:
- the LOC103487595 gene encoding galactoside 2-alpha-L-fucosyltransferase-like isoform X2 has translation MNRTFNSYPDENYANVRRSMRQTEDDHHKNLSDKDPHCDFKSNHELKFGFSSIRVMGMFVVLMMFISVIFSVSVVFRDPPSDAVIEGSDVWIPQWNSDPDSKVGDLQTVIQPVDKLLSGLLSAKHGVGSCLSRYNSVAYQHKLAYEPSSYLISKLRGYEDLHKRCGVYTESYNKTLEQLRSNGSSSSSDCKYLLWISFSGLGNRILTLTSAFLYALLTNRVLLVDPGTDMADLFCEPFPEVSWFLPQDFPLKDDFSSFNQNSPNCYGKIMKNSIMPDSSGMILPSVVYLHLVHDYDDDDKLFFCDQDQALLQQSPWLVMKTDNYFVPSLFLIPSFEKELNDLFPNKDTVFHFLGRYLFHPANSVWGLITRYYHAYLARASERIGIQIRVFDTGTGPFQHILDQVLDCTLKENLLPQTERQMYAIDPVGNQKSKAVLITSLSAGYFEKLRDIYWENPTVTGEIISFYQPSHEEHQQTEKSIHNQKALAEMYLLSTTDVLVTSSWSTFGYVAQGLGGLKPWILYKPENRTAPNPPCRRAMSMEPCFHAPPFYDCKAKKGVDTGKLVPHVRHCEDMSWGLKLVDDPYD, from the exons TGGTTTTGATGATGTTCATTTCTGTGATTTTTTCGGTCTCTGTGGTTTTTAGAGATCCACCATCGGATGCTGTAATTGAAGGTTCAGATGTGTGGATTCCTCAGTGGAACTCTGACCCAG ATTCTAAGGTTGGAGATCTTCAAACAGTTATACAGCCAGTTGATAAACTGCTTAGTGGCCTTCTTTCTGCCAAACATGGGGTTGGTTCTTGTCTCAGTAGGTACAATTCAGTTGCTTATCAACACAAGCTGGCTTACGAACCCTCTTCTTACTTAATCTCCAAATTGCGGGGTTATGAAGATCTTCATAAGCGTTGTGGAGTTTATACTGAATCTTACAACAAAACTTTGGAGCAGCTTAGGTCTAATGGTAGTAGCAGCTCCTCAGACTGTAAATATCTTCTTTGGATTTCCTTCAGTGGGTTAGGGAATAGAATACTAACCCTTACTTCGGCATTTCTTTATGCTCTCCTCACAAATCGAGTTCTTCTAGTTGACCCTGGAACTGACATGGCTGATCTCTTCTGTGAACCATTTCCTGAGGTTTCCTGGTTTCTTCCCCAAGATTTTCCATTAAAAGATGACTTCAGCAGTTTCAACCAGAACTCTCCTAATTGCTATGGGAAAATAATGAAGAATAGCATAATGCCAGATTCAAGTGGAATGATCTTGCCATCTGTTGTTTATCTTCATTTGGTCCATGATTACGATGATGATGATAAGCTTTTCTTCTGTGATCAAGACCAAGCTCTTCTGCAGCAATCTCCTTGGCTTGTTATGAAAACAGACAATTATTTTGTCCCATCTCTCTTTTTGATCCCATCATTCGAGAAAGAACTTAATgatcttttcccaaataaagaTACAGTTTTCCACTTCTTGGGTCGATATCTGTTCCACCCTGCGAATTCAGTTTGGGGACTGATTACGAGATATTATCACGCTTACTTGGCTAGAGCTAGCGAAAGAATAGGCATTCAAATTAGAGTGTTCGATACAGGAACTGGTCCTTTTCAACACATCCTGGATCAGGTTCTGGACTGCACCCTGAAAGAGAATCTGTTGCCACAAACCGAGAGGCAAATGTATGCCATCGATCCAGTTGGTAATCAAAAGTCAAAGGCTGTGCTGATAACTTCCTTGAGCGCTGGTTACTTTGAGAAGTTAAGAGACATTTACTGGGAGAATCCGACAGTAACTGGGGAGATAATTAGTTTCTACCAACCAAGCCATGAGGAACACCAGCAAACTGAAAAAAGTATACATAACCAGAAGGCATTGGCAGAGATGTATTTGTTAAGTACAACTGATGTATTGGTCACCAGTTCATGGTCGACCTTTGGATACGTGGCTCAAGGTCTTGGTGGTCTGAAGCCATGGATATTGTACAAACCTGAAAATCGTACTGCACCAAATCCACCTTGCCGTCGAGCCATGTCTATGGAGCCTTGTTTCCATGCACCTCCTTTCTACGACTGCAAAGCTAAGAAAGGAGTGGACACTGGTAAACTTGTTCCTCATGTGAGGCACTGTGAGGACATGAGCTGGGGACTTAAGTTGGTTGATGATCCATATGATTGA
- the LOC103487595 gene encoding galactoside 2-alpha-L-fucosyltransferase-like isoform X1, whose amino-acid sequence MNRTFNSYPDENYANVRRSMRQTEDDHHKNLSDKDPHCDFKSNHELKFGFSSIRVMGMFVVLMMFISVIFSVSVVFRDPPSDAVIEGSDVWIPQWNSDPVDSKVGDLQTVIQPVDKLLSGLLSAKHGVGSCLSRYNSVAYQHKLAYEPSSYLISKLRGYEDLHKRCGVYTESYNKTLEQLRSNGSSSSSDCKYLLWISFSGLGNRILTLTSAFLYALLTNRVLLVDPGTDMADLFCEPFPEVSWFLPQDFPLKDDFSSFNQNSPNCYGKIMKNSIMPDSSGMILPSVVYLHLVHDYDDDDKLFFCDQDQALLQQSPWLVMKTDNYFVPSLFLIPSFEKELNDLFPNKDTVFHFLGRYLFHPANSVWGLITRYYHAYLARASERIGIQIRVFDTGTGPFQHILDQVLDCTLKENLLPQTERQMYAIDPVGNQKSKAVLITSLSAGYFEKLRDIYWENPTVTGEIISFYQPSHEEHQQTEKSIHNQKALAEMYLLSTTDVLVTSSWSTFGYVAQGLGGLKPWILYKPENRTAPNPPCRRAMSMEPCFHAPPFYDCKAKKGVDTGKLVPHVRHCEDMSWGLKLVDDPYD is encoded by the exons TGGTTTTGATGATGTTCATTTCTGTGATTTTTTCGGTCTCTGTGGTTTTTAGAGATCCACCATCGGATGCTGTAATTGAAGGTTCAGATGTGTGGATTCCTCAGTGGAACTCTGACCCAG tAGATTCTAAGGTTGGAGATCTTCAAACAGTTATACAGCCAGTTGATAAACTGCTTAGTGGCCTTCTTTCTGCCAAACATGGGGTTGGTTCTTGTCTCAGTAGGTACAATTCAGTTGCTTATCAACACAAGCTGGCTTACGAACCCTCTTCTTACTTAATCTCCAAATTGCGGGGTTATGAAGATCTTCATAAGCGTTGTGGAGTTTATACTGAATCTTACAACAAAACTTTGGAGCAGCTTAGGTCTAATGGTAGTAGCAGCTCCTCAGACTGTAAATATCTTCTTTGGATTTCCTTCAGTGGGTTAGGGAATAGAATACTAACCCTTACTTCGGCATTTCTTTATGCTCTCCTCACAAATCGAGTTCTTCTAGTTGACCCTGGAACTGACATGGCTGATCTCTTCTGTGAACCATTTCCTGAGGTTTCCTGGTTTCTTCCCCAAGATTTTCCATTAAAAGATGACTTCAGCAGTTTCAACCAGAACTCTCCTAATTGCTATGGGAAAATAATGAAGAATAGCATAATGCCAGATTCAAGTGGAATGATCTTGCCATCTGTTGTTTATCTTCATTTGGTCCATGATTACGATGATGATGATAAGCTTTTCTTCTGTGATCAAGACCAAGCTCTTCTGCAGCAATCTCCTTGGCTTGTTATGAAAACAGACAATTATTTTGTCCCATCTCTCTTTTTGATCCCATCATTCGAGAAAGAACTTAATgatcttttcccaaataaagaTACAGTTTTCCACTTCTTGGGTCGATATCTGTTCCACCCTGCGAATTCAGTTTGGGGACTGATTACGAGATATTATCACGCTTACTTGGCTAGAGCTAGCGAAAGAATAGGCATTCAAATTAGAGTGTTCGATACAGGAACTGGTCCTTTTCAACACATCCTGGATCAGGTTCTGGACTGCACCCTGAAAGAGAATCTGTTGCCACAAACCGAGAGGCAAATGTATGCCATCGATCCAGTTGGTAATCAAAAGTCAAAGGCTGTGCTGATAACTTCCTTGAGCGCTGGTTACTTTGAGAAGTTAAGAGACATTTACTGGGAGAATCCGACAGTAACTGGGGAGATAATTAGTTTCTACCAACCAAGCCATGAGGAACACCAGCAAACTGAAAAAAGTATACATAACCAGAAGGCATTGGCAGAGATGTATTTGTTAAGTACAACTGATGTATTGGTCACCAGTTCATGGTCGACCTTTGGATACGTGGCTCAAGGTCTTGGTGGTCTGAAGCCATGGATATTGTACAAACCTGAAAATCGTACTGCACCAAATCCACCTTGCCGTCGAGCCATGTCTATGGAGCCTTGTTTCCATGCACCTCCTTTCTACGACTGCAAAGCTAAGAAAGGAGTGGACACTGGTAAACTTGTTCCTCATGTGAGGCACTGTGAGGACATGAGCTGGGGACTTAAGTTGGTTGATGATCCATATGATTGA
- the LOC103487510 gene encoding NAC domain-containing protein 100-like, with protein sequence MEQNIAPPVLEESQIVLPPGFRFHPTDEELISHYLCKKVVDSNFCCKPIGEVDLNKSEPWDLPWKAKMGEREWYFFCLRDRKYPTGLRTNRATESGYWKATGKDKEIYRGKILVGMKKTLVFYGGRAPKGEKSNWVMHEFRLEGKASVINLPNTAKNEWVISRVFQKSCGGKKVHISGLVKLGSCSSDLPPLKDSSSSSSSFKIKPVSELAHVPCFSNTMDSTQRTLPKINDCSFNFSSFFPTIFPRNTQPTSLLNPQSISFPLNLQFQNMARTEGDGRISVSQETGLTTDINNEISSVVSNVEMGRLPFENQHNPSASTVPLMNPPMVWNY encoded by the exons ATGGAACAGAACATCGCACCCCCTGTTCTTGAAGAATCCCAGATTGTTTTGCCTCCTGGATTTCGATTTCACCCAACTGATGAAGAACTTATCTCTCACTATCTATGTAAGAAAGTGGTGGACTCCAATTTCTGTTGCAAACCCATTGGAGAGGTCGATCTCAATAAGTCTGAGCCTTGGGATTTACCCT GGAAAGCAAAAATGGGGGAAAGGGAATGGTACTTCTTTTGTTTAAGGGATAGGAAGTATCCAACTGGATTGAGAACAAACAGAGCTACTGAATCAGGATATTGGAAAGCCACTGGAAAAGATAAAGAGATTTATAGAGGAAAAATTCTTGTGGGTATGAAGAAAACTCTTGTTTTCTATGGTGGAAGAGCTCCAAAAGGTGAAAAATCCAACTGGGTTATGCATGAATTCAGACTAGAAGGGAAAGCCTCTGTTATCAATCTCCCTAACACAGCAAAG AATGAATGGGTGATTTCGAGGGTGTTTCAGAAGAGTTGTGGAGGGAAAAAAGTTCACATTTCTGGGTTAGTTAAATTGGGTTCCTGTTCTTCTGATTTGCCGCCATTGAaggattcttcttcttcatcatcatcatttaaGATCAAACCAGTTTCTGAATTGGCTCACGTGCCCTGCTTCTCCAACACCATGGATTCTACTCAAAGAACCTTACCTAAAATCAATGATTGTTCTTTCaatttctcttcctttttcccCACAATTTTCCCAAGAAACACACAGCCCACTTCATTACTCAATCCCCAATCCATCTCTTTCCCTTTAAATTTACAGTTCCAAAACATGGCTCGAACAGAAGGGGATGGAAGAATCAGTGTCTCTCAAGAAACAGGGCTAACTACTGATATAAACAATGAAATCTCTTCTGTTGTTTCCAATGTCGAAATGGGTCGATTACCATTTGAAAATCAACACAATCCTTCTGCTTCAACCGTGCCATTGATGAACCCACCCATGGTGTGGAATTACTAA
- the LOC103487431 gene encoding 2-hydroxy-palmitic acid dioxygenase MPO1-like: protein MGRRGLFDLERHFAFYGAYHSNPINIFIHILFVWPIFFTGLMLFYYTPSFYSFPKCPCGFNTGLVLNFGFLFALLYAVVYILFDKRAGFLAAFMCFLCWVGASVFAFKLGWTLTWKVVLAAQLFCWTSQFIGHGVFEKRAPALIDNLAQAFLMAPFFVVLEILHALFKYEPYSGFHANVKARIEAEKKVWQDKKEKKSS, encoded by the exons ATGGGTAGGCGTGGATTGTTCGATCTCGAGAGGCATTTTGCATTCTATGGCGCTTATCACAGCAACccaataaatattttcattcaTATTCTCTTCGTTTGGCCTATCTTCTTCACTGGGCTCATGCTTTTCTATTATACCCCTTCCTTCTACTCTTTTCCCAAATGCCCTTGTGGCTTCAATACTGGCCTTGTTTTGAATTTTGGGTTCTTGTTTGCTTTGCTTTATGCTGTTGTTTATATACTGTTTGACAAGAGAGCTGGATTTTTGGCTGCTTTTATGTGTTTTCTCTGCTGGGTTGGAGCTAGTGTTTTCGCTTTTAAACTTGGATGGACTCTTACTTGGAAG GTAGTGTTGGCCGCTCAGTTGTTCTGCTGGACTAGTCAGTTTATTGGCCATGGGGTGTTTGAG AAACGTGCACCCGCTCTCATCGACAACCTTGCTCAAGCTTTCTTAATGGCTCCATTCTTTGTTGTATTGGAG ATCCTTCATGCTTTATTCAAATACGAACCGTATAGTGGTTTTCACGCCAACGTTAAAGCGAGGATAGAAGCTGAGAAGAAAGTTTGGCAagacaagaaagaaaaaaaaagctctTAG
- the LOC103487353 gene encoding thioredoxin-like 1-2, chloroplastic yields MACSLKSALSVSGLKDNLGCSISSGISGFSTSISASNLKGSKQPGFPVLKVDFLGTPVVISDQNGVTNSNPKTPNRFTINAQTSICISRARRWWEKASKPNMVEIHSAQDLVDALLDAGDRLAIIDFYSPGCGGCKALHPKICQLAELNPDAIFLKVNFEELKTMCQALHVRVLPFFRFYRGGEGRVCSFSCTNATIKKFKDALAKHGTDRCSILPAKGLDESELQQLVMAGELSLSSPSPYLKERALKDLVMRDMDSYGSWSRSSNKMDLMEDDNLILKV; encoded by the exons ATGGCTTGTTCGTTGAAATCTGCCCTCTCTGTTTCAGGGCTTAAGGACAATTTGGGTTGCTCTATTTCATCTGGGATTTCTGGTTTTTCTACTTCTATTTCTGCTTCCAATTTAAAAGGGTCTAAGCAGCCAGGGTTTCCTGTTTTGAAAGTCGATTTCTTGGGGACACCTGTAGTGATTTCGGATCAAAATGGTGTTACGAACTCAAACCCTAAAACCCCAAATCGCTTTACCATTAAT GCACAGACGTCTATTTGTATAAGCCGAGCTCGGAGATGGTGGGAAAAAGCTTCAAAACCTAATATGGTGGAGATCCACTCTGCCCAAGACCTTGTGGATGCATTGCTTGATGCTGGCGATAGATTGGCCATTATAGACTTCTATTCTCCTGGCTGTGGAGGTTGCAAAGCTCTTCATCCTAAG ATCTGTCAACTGGCTGAATTGAACCCTGATGCAATTTTTCTCAAAGTTAACTTTGAGGAGCTCAAAACCATGTGCCAAGCTCTTCATGTTCGTGTTCTTCCTTTCTTTAGATTCTATAGAGGTGGAGAAGGTCGTGTTTGTAGCTTTAGCTGTACAAATGCAACT ATTAAGAAATTCAAGGATGCATTGGCAAAACATGGAACCGACCGGTGTAGCATCCTTCCAGCTAAAGGATTAGACGAGTCCGAGCTCCAACAGTTggtaatggcaggtgaattatCATTAAGTTCACCATCACCATATCTCAAGGAAAGAGCATTGAAGGATCTAGTGATGAGAGATATGGATTCTTATGGTTCTTGGAGCAGATCAAGCAATAAAATGGATCTCATGGAAGACGATAACTTGATTCTTAAGGTTTAA
- the LOC103487267 gene encoding expansin-A10, with protein sequence MGSVNVGILVLGMFCLLSLVDGKYGGGRRRGGGPWITDAHATFYGGPDASGTAGGSCGYGSGYDYGSMTTALSPALYDNGLSCGACFEVKCINNPQWCLPGSVVVTATNYCPPGGWCDPSLHHFDLSQPAFQTIANPIAGVVPVAYRRVKCGRRGGIKFQINGNPYFNLVLISNVGGAGDVRAVYIKGGRGRFNYWKAMTRNWGQNWQSDDYLIGKPLSFKVITSDGRSLVSYNVAPPNWSFGQTYIGRQFL encoded by the exons atgggATCAGTTAATGTTGGAATATTGGTATTAGGGATGTTTTGTTTGCTGTCTTTGGTTGATGGAAAATATGGTGGTGGACGTCGACGTGGAGGTGGCCCATGGATCACTGACGCTCATGCTACTTTCTATGGCGGTCCCGACGCTTCTGGTACTGCAG GTGGGTCATGTGGATATGGAAGTGGGTATGACTATGGGAGTATGACGACGGCGTTGAGTCCAGCATTGTACGACAATGGGCTAAGCTGTGGTGCTTGTTTTGAGGTTAAATGTATAAATAACCCACAATGGTGCCTTCCCGGCTCCGTCGTTGTCACCGCCACCAACTACTGTCCTCCCGGCGGTTGGTGCGACCCTTCCCTCCATCACTTTGATCTCTCCCAACCTGCTTTCCAAACCATTGCTAATCCCATCGCCGGGGTCGTTCCCGTTGCTTATCGCAG GGTTAAATGTGGAAGGAGAGGAGGAATAAAGTTCCAAATAAATGGGAATCCATATTTCAATTTGGTATTGATAAGCAATGTGGGAGGTGCTGGAGATGTTCGTGCTGTTTACATCAAAGGGGGTAGGGGAAGGTTTAATTATTGGAAGGCAATGACTAGAAATTGGGGTCAAAACTGGCAAAGCGATGACTATCTTATTGGGAAACCCTTGTCTTTTAAGGTCATTACTAGCGATGGTCGCTCACTTGTGTCTTACAATGTTGCCCCTCCCAATTGGTCATTTGGACAAACCTATATTGGCAGACAGTtcctttga